A region of the Coleofasciculus sp. FACHB-T130 genome:
GTTGCTAAAGCGAGTTCAAAGCTTGGAAGCAAACAAATACCAATTCACTTTATGGCTCGAATCTCACCTGAAAAGGGGAGTTGGAGGATCTAATGTGTAATTCCACAAAAGTGAACTGGTATCATTTACCGACTAAGGGAAACCACAAGTTCCAGCCGGTACAGTGGTTCCAGACCAATTGCTAAGATCGCTGACAGAGATATTATTTGTAGACAGCGTTCCCGTTTCTATCTGGATCGCTCCTCCAAAACTGTCATTTAAGAAAAAGTTGCCAATCGTATTATTGCGGGGTTGCAGACAAATTGTATCGCCAGAACCGCTGGTTATTGCTTCGAGATCCCCGATGGCTCCGCCTGTTAAGGTGTTAAACCGGACTCCAGCAAAGATTTTGGCAGTATCGTAGCTGTTGAGGGAAAACCCGGTAAAAGCATTATCAATAATTTGATTCGATTCACTGAGGAGTTGAAGTTGGGCATTTCCATTGATGCTGGTGAATATTCCGTAAAATCCATTTTTAGAAATTTGCTGATTGTTAGAAATATTGACTGTTCCTATCGCTGCATCGGAAAGTGCGATATTCACTCCATTATCTTGATTTTCAGCAATGGTGCTATTGGTAATGTTGAAGGTTCCAGAGGTGTTATTTGAGAGAAGTATCCCAACCCCATCAAACCCGTTTTTAGAAATTTGAGTATTAGTAATATTAAACGTTCCAGTCGCGGTATCGTTTAGCTTAATAGAAATTCCATCAAATTGATTGCCTGAGATTGTGCTGTTGGCAATCTCAAATGTTCCCGAAGTATTGGATTCAAGTTCAATATTAATGCCACTAAATTGATTTGCGGTTATTTGGTTATTAGTAAGAGTAAAGGTTCCGGAAGCACTCTCGAACAGTTTTACCTCGACTCCGTCGGCGATGCTCCCGAAGCTGTTACTGCCAGTAATCGTATTCTCTGAGATATTAAAGGTTCCAGTTGCAGTATTGCGAAGTTCAAGATTGATGCCGTCCCCTTCGTTAGCTAAAGCACCATTGTTGGCGATCGTGTTTTTGACAAGAATTAGGTTAACTTGCCCCTGATTATTGCTGAGGGAAAAGCCTTCCAAAGCAGAATTTGCGATCGCGTTGTCTTGGATCAGTATCTGCCCGGTCACGTTCTCAAGTAGGAGACCCTCGCTAGCAGAATTCGCGATCGCGTTGTCTCGAATAATTGCATTGCTGATGCTGCTTCCAGCGATGCCAGAACCATTAGTTGTGGTGATAGCGAAACCTGAAAGCGTTGTCGTGTTCCCCATTGTGACCGTTCCTGTCACGTCTGCCAGTACCCCCGCATTAGACAAGGGTAATTGTAAATTGCCGAGTTCCACGGTATCTATACGCTGCACAGGGCCAGTTGAAAGCACCTGCACTTGGTCGGGAATCTTGAAAGCAGGAACCCCAGGATTTGTCCCTGGTTGCACGTAGACAATATCATTGGGTTGAGCCACAACCAAAGCTTCCGCAACCGTTCCAGTCGGATTCTCAAACGTGCCGTTCCCGGTTCCAATTCCCAAATTGACGTGCCGAAATCTCCACGGTTGACCCGTTGTAGGATTCGTGACAAATACCGTATCCTGCACGCTGAAAGACTCAGATTCGGATTGTTCATCGACTACGATATTCGCGTTTCGGGTCACAGATTCCCCCAGACGCGCCAGAACCCGATCTTCTGTTCGTATCCCTCTCAGACGAGTTCCGGGAAAATTCGCCCCCACACTCAGCACTAAATTCGTGCCAAAAGTGGCATCATTTGAGAGCAATAGTCCCAGCCTGAAAGTGTCAGTAGGACGGGCTTCTAACCGAGTCCGCCAGCCCAAAATCTCTGCACTGCCTGGGGCATCATAATAATAAAGTCCGGCATAGCCTCGGAGGTCGCCGGTTCGACTGATTTGGGCAATTTTCATGCCAGCTTCAACATCAAACCCTGCCATCGCCGCTTCAAAATTGCGATCGCGTTGAAGTTGTTGATTTCTAGTTTGACCCAAGAAATTACCCTGAAAGAAAGGGTCTGAAAACGATAAACCTGTAGAAAAAACCCTCTCTTGGGTCAGTTGGCGGGTATCTCCAACCGGAATGTAAGCATTCGCGCGAATATCCCAGTTTTCTCCTAAGCTTTCAAACCCAGCACCCAGTTGATTAAAGTTGCTATTACCCGTGTCGCGGGTATCGAAGGCAACATAGCCGCCCAAGATCCGGTTATCTTTGGCACTATAAAAGCGATGTCCTAAAACAATATTGCTGCTTATATGAGAATCTTCCGTTGACAACAGCAATCGACCTTCTAAGAAGGTGAGGTTGTCTGAGTTTTGCCATAGGGGAACAAAGCCTCCAATGCTACCAAAAGAACTTTCATAACCCACACCAGAGCCAGTGGTAAATTCAGCGCCGATCCGGGGCAGAAATCGTTGAGAACGAACTCGATCTGATGGTGCTGTTTGTTTAGTGGCAGCGCTAATCTCTTCTGTAGGAGCGGCGTTTTCTGGGGTTAGTATTTCTTGGAGTAACCCTGCTTCGCGCAAAGTCCGAGGAGGTGTTTTTACTGCTGCTAAAGGTTGAGAAATCTCAACCTCCAATGTCTCTGGGGAAGGTACGGGTTTGGGACTAGATTCTGGTGTGGGGAGTGCAGTTTTTACATTAGATATTTGGGCAACAAAACGCCCTTGTTTTAGCGTGTAAAAAGACGGTTTGGCTAAAGACTTCTGGTCCTCGAAGCTTAAGGCTGCGGGTTCCAACGCGCCTGGTGGGTGTTTTGCTACATCAAGGGTATCGCCAAAGGATGAGTCTACAGTATCGTTATTTAATTCAGGAATGCCATCAGGTAGCTGGAGGATTGTAACGCCTGTAAAGTCTGTTGTCGAGCTTGATGGATTGGGTTTTAAATTAGGTGTTTGGGCGGTAGCAGTTGAAGTTAGCGTTCCTAACAGCAGCAAAATTGTGTAGATGTACGGTGTTGATGTTCTTAGAAGCATTTTCTCTATTAGATTCTGTTCTGGCTTCAGGCTCATATCCACAGCAACTCATTGTCAATAGTTGCCAAATCAGCAGCTTTAAATATTAATTAAAGCTGCTTCCTTATACTAGATACTTACAAAAGTAGAAGCTGCATTACTCATAAACGTAGCAGCATTCACCCCAGCCAATATTGCCAGAGTCTGGTTGTTGGAATTGTCAATAATGCTGGTATTGCTACCTTGCTGAATAATCGACAACTGATTCAGTGCCAAACCACCAACTAACCCAATGTAGTCTTGACCAATTTGGAAGTCGCGGATGGTGTCAGTTCCTTCACCTTTGGAAACTGCGAAAATATCGCGCCCCAAACCTCCGGTGAGGATGTCATTCCCCAAGCCTCCGTAAAGTCGGTCATCGCCCCCATCTCCCCAGATTTGGTCATCTCCGGACTCACCGTACAGATAATCATTGCCACCACAACCGTTGATGCGATCGCTACCTGTACCGCCGTAGATGATGTCATCCATACCCATCGAACCCCCAGTCAAGAGATTATTGTTGAGGTCGCCAATCAGGGTATCGTTGCCGTCATCGCCGTAAATCCGGTCTTTTCCCAGTCCCCCTACAATCGTGTCATGACCGCCAAAACCATTGATCCGGTCGTCTAAAGAGGTTCCCACCAAGGTTTCAGAAAGCCAAGTGCCGTTAATGACATTGAGGGGTGCAGTGTCGTTGTCAATGTTGACAACAGCAACATCTTGCGGGTTCAGTCCGTTGTATTTGGCGTCGGTGCTAATAGCAGGGGCAGTAACGATGCTGTAGGCGATATTTCCATCGACAAGTACATCGTCAACTCCTTTCACCGTAATGGTTTGAGCAATATTCCAATTATTTGAAGTAAAGGTCAGCGATGGGCTGGAAACGCTGCCTTCTGTCGGATCGGAACTTCCTAAACCAAGGGTGACGTTAGCTGTAGGTTGACTATTGAGTTTGACGGTAAAGTTGGCAGCGCCTCCGGCTTCGGTGGTGTTGCCGCTAATTGGGGTGATGGTAAATCCGGCGGCGTCGTTGTCGATGTTGGTGACAGCGACATCAACAGGATTGAGTTTGTTGTAGTTAAGGTCGGTACTGACGCTTGGGGCGGTGATGATGTTGTAGGCGATATTGCCATCAACCAGTGCATCATCAACTCCTTTGACCGTAACGGTTTGAGCAATATTCCAGTTATTGGCTGTGAATGTGAGGCTGGGGCTAGAGACGGTACCTTCGGTGGTGTCGGAACTGGTTAAGCCAAGGGTGACATTAGCGGTGGGTTGGCTGTTGAGTTTAACTGTAAATGTGGCAGTACCTCCAGCTTCGGTGGTGTTGCCGCTGATCGGGGAAATAGTGAATCCAGGGGTGTCATCGTTTTTGATGATGCCTGTGGCAGTAGTGTTGCCTAGATTGGCGTTGGTAGCACTGTTGAGTTTGACGCTGAAGGTTTCATCTTTCTCAAACTTGTTGTCACCCGTGGCGTTAACCGTGATGGTTTTTGTTAAGGGGTCGCCCGGATTAAAGGTAAGGATGCCGTCGTTGTCGGTGTAGTCGCCGTCGGTTGTGGCGGCGGTGCCGTCGTTGGTACTGTAGTTGACCGTAATTGGCTGGTCGCTGGGGTTGGAAAGGGACACGGTGAAGGTGTAGGCGGTGGTGCCAGTATTGCCTTCGCTTTGAGTAACGGTGGCTGGTGCGATAGAGACGATGGGTTGAGAATCGTCGTTGGTGATGATGGCGGTACTGGCGTTCGCCTCTGGGTTAACGGTGGCGTTGGTAGCATTGTTGAGTTTGACGCTGAAGGTTTCATCTTTCTCAAACTTGTTGTCACCCTTGACGTTAATCGTGATGGTTTTAGTTAAGGGGTCGCCCGGATTGAAGGTAAGGATGCCGTCGTTGTCGACGTAGTCGCCGTCTGTGGTGGTGGCGGTGCCGTCGTTGGTACTGTAGTTGACCGTAATTGGCTGGTCACTGGGGTTGGAGAGGGACACGGTGAAGGTGTAGGCGCTGGTTCCTGTGGTGCCTTCGCTTTGAGTAACAGTGGCTGGTGTGATGGAGACGGTGGGTTTGGCATCGTCGTTAATAACCGTTACCTGTGCTGTACCTGTAGTAATCGTCGAACTTGCGGGGGCAAGTGTTAGGTTCGGTTTACTCAGGGTGACATTGATGGTTTCATCTTGCTCAAATATTGTGTCACCCAAAACATCTAGGTTGATTGTTTTGGTTGTCTCGCCAACTCCAAAGCTAAGCGTGCCGGAAAGGGCAGTTGTCCCACCTGTAACCAGTATGTTGTTGTAGTCAATGCCATTGGTTGCGGTTCCACCAATTCCATAATCAACGGTACTGGCTACCCCAATTCCGCCGCTGCGCGTGACAGTAAAGGTAGCAGTTTGCTTACCAGTGTCACCTTCAATCAAAGTTGGGTAAGCAGTAGTAATCGCGTATTGAATCGGGTCGTTGGATGCGATCGCTACCGTAGCATTGTTCTTAGCAGCATCAATGGTGTAACCTGCACCCGTCGCCAAGTTTAGCCGCAGCGTTTCGGCTAACTCTGGCAAAGTATCATCAACAGCAGTAAGAGTAACATTGACAAAACTCTGCCCATTTGGAATCACCACGGACAAACCGCCGCTACTGAGATTGTAGTCGCTTGCGATCGCAGTGCTGCTACCATCAACAGCAAGATTCACTGTCAAATCGCCCGTTGTGTTGCCAGTCCGGGTAATCTGGTAAGTTCCAGTATTTGCGCCTGCTTCTGCTGCATCAGCATCTATCGCCTGTATGCTAACTGTCGGTGTTCCAGAATTGACGGTAATTTGAAAGGTTTGCACTACTGAGGTATCGATACCACCGTTAGCAGTGCCACCATTGTCCTTAACTTGGACTGCAACTGTGGCTGTAGTAGCTGTCGCAATTGTTGCAGCAGGAGTATAAGTAAGATTACCTGTCAGCGGGTCAATTTTTGGTGCAGAGGCGAAGATACCAGGGTTGCTAGTGACGTTGACGATGTAGTTGTCGATGCTTTGACTTGATTCGTTGGCAGCACCCGGATTAAACCCACTCGCCCAGCCAGTGACAGTTTGCGCCCCTGTCCCAGCTGCGATACTTTGATTGCCACCAAGTGTGAAACTGGGGGCATCGTTTACTGGGTTAATAATAATACTGACTGTTTCAGCATCAATGCTGAAGGAAGATGCGCCGCCACCCGCCCCAGGGTTTACTCCAGTTTTACCGCTAGTGAGTCCGTCAGAAGCATCCCAAGCGCGGAAGGTAATGCCTGAAGTGACAGTACCGTTAAAATCGGCATTAGGGAGAAAACGGATGAGATCGCTTGTTGTATCTTTTAGTACGGTAGCAGCCGCAGCAGACACCGCAAAGTTATTCCAGCTACTTCCGCCATCAGTAGAATACTGCCAAGTGCCGTTGGTATTATCCACCCCAATTACAGCAATTCCCTCGACTGCACCTGCATCTGCATCGGTGATAGGATTGCTGCCAGCACCGCTAGCAATAATTTCAGAAACCAGAGTCCCCTTGTTGCTGGCGAGGGCAACATCTTCATTAATTGCTGTTAGTACCGGACTCCCAGCATTATTTAACACCGGGGCATCATTGGCTGGGGTGACGGTAATTGGTATCGTCTTGATATTGCTAGTAGCTGCACCATCGTTAGCTGTAATCTTGAGCGTGTCGCTACCATTAAAGTCTTGCTTGCCTTTGTATAGCAGTCCGTTTGTGGCGGCTAAGTTAGCGTTAATCTTGCTTTGACTGCCTGTCAGGGTGACAGTTCCCGTGCCGTTGCCATTGACTGTTAACCCAGTAGAGTTGACTGTCAAAGCACCATTGTTGACTTCTAGAGTGACGGTGATAGCAGTATTTCCCGCATCCACGTCAAATACGCTAACTCCTGCGATCGATAAATCGGTATCTTCAGCAACTGTTTGGGGTGCAAAGCTGCTGTTAGTTGTAATTGAGACATCTGATAACTTTACTTTGGCGCTGGCAGAGGTAGTACCATCCCCGAAGAAAATGAAGTTAGGGGTTTCATAGGGATCGATAGGCCCCACCCCCACCCAAGCAGTGTAATCCCGCAGCTTACCGCTAAGGATGGTAGTGCCGCCTGTTGAGAGAGTGTAAGTATCGCCAAGAACTGTCAGCTGGTAGGGAATTAAACCCGCAGTAGTGTTGAAGGTAGCGCCTTCAGCATGGGTGAACAGAAGTTGGTTGTTGCTGGCAGAAGGATTTGTACTTGGATCTGTCTGAGTTGTGCCATCTTCCTGCGCCCAGATTTCGTCATCCCAAAATCCTAATTCGATGCCTTTTTTGTCGCTGCTAAGGACTATGATGCTGAAACCAGCTCTATCGGCAATGCCATCGCCGTTTTTATCCGCTGTGCTCGTCGTATGATCTTCTGAGAGAACTTGGGCAGTGAAGCTGACGGTGTAACCAGTAGTGCGATCCAGGTTCGGCACGCTGTTAGGAGAATAGCCCGCATAAGTGCCTGAGTCGGCAGTGGTATCCAAGGTAGTTGCGCCACCGGAGGCACTTTGCGTTGCACTACCAACGGGAATGTATGTAAATCCTTGAGTGTCGGGCGTGGTATTTAACGAACCATCGTATTTAATTACTGAAGCACCAATAATCGGCGCATCGTTGACAGATGTAACGTTGATGGTTTCAGTAACAGCGGTGCTGGTGCCACCATCGCCATCGGTAACGACAAAGCGGACGGTGCGAGGAGTGGTGCTGGGGTTCTCTGAGGCGTTCTGATAGGTGATGTTTTGCAGCAGTGCAGTAGCGGCGGCGGGTATGGCGTTGGCGTTGAAAGTGACGACTAGAGGAGTGGTGCCAGTCCCGCCTGTGAAGGTGCCGATTTGCACTCCGCCGTATTTGACAATTGTGCCATCTAGCCCAATTTGCCCTGCACCGTTACCTTGGTTGCGAATTGCTAAACGGTCGGATGCCGTGCCACCTGCCGTAAAATCTACTGTCAGCTTCCCGGTGTCAAAGTTGAGGGAGTCGCTATCTGTGACAGTGGCGGTGCTATTAATGACGGTAGCAGCTGCATTTTCGGTGTAAGGCACAGGTGCAACTGTGAGAGCAATCGCCGGCGCAATGTTGGTGTTGGCGATCGTGTGGCTTCCTAAACCATTGAAGGTGTCTTGGGCGAACCCATCCCATTGAACGCTGGGATCAAATGGATCGAAAGGACTTGGATCTCCAGTTGTTACGTTACTCTTACGGCGCAGGGTATTATTTTGGGTACTGGTAAGCCCATTACCCCATTCTGTGCCAGGGTCGTTGCCAATTTGACCAATCGAGTCAATGATGGTTGCACCCTTACGCAGCACAACCGCATCGTCCCCGTTGTACCAGCCATTAAAATTGTTGGTTTGATCGGCTTGACCCAGAATGCTAAGGGCAGCATTAGCTTGTGCTAAAACAAATACATCCTTATCTGCTACTATGCCGCTCAAGTTGATAGTTAGAGTCGGGCTAGTGCTACCGTTTGCATAAAAGTCTACGGCGTAACCTGCTGCGGCTAAGTTAATTGCTGCCCCAGTACCGTTATAAAATTCAAGAGCTTTATTGTTGCTGCTACCTTCAACATACTCTGAGATGAACAGATCGCTTGGCAGGACTGAAGTATAAGTTGCGATCGCTGCTCCCCCAAACACCAGAGAAGTTTCTATCTGCCCTGTAGCAACTTCCAAATCCCAGTCACCGCCCAAAGCTGCGCTGCCTGTCAAGTCAACCGAAGCGGCAATGTCAGCACCTGTTAGCTGACTGAGTTGTTGCACAAAAGCTGCACCGACTTCCCCTGCTGCTACATCGCAACCGTAGAGAAGGATGTCAGCATCAGGGGTTAAAGCATTTGCCCACTGCTGTAACTGGCTAGTGTATGCTTCTAGGTTGCTTGAATTCAGTCGGGTTGACCCCAGTTGCAAAGTGCCTTGTGTGCCGTGGGAAACTATGTGAACGCTGGCGATATCGCTGCGTCCCGCCAGCACTTGTGCGATCTGCGCTACTCCATCCTGCATTGGGTTC
Encoded here:
- a CDS encoding right-handed parallel beta-helix repeat-containing protein, which translates into the protein MLLRTSTPYIYTILLLLGTLTSTATAQTPNLKPNPSSSTTDFTGVTILQLPDGIPELNNDTVDSSFGDTLDVAKHPPGALEPAALSFEDQKSLAKPSFYTLKQGRFVAQISNVKTALPTPESSPKPVPSPETLEVEISQPLAAVKTPPRTLREAGLLQEILTPENAAPTEEISAATKQTAPSDRVRSQRFLPRIGAEFTTGSGVGYESSFGSIGGFVPLWQNSDNLTFLEGRLLLSTEDSHISSNIVLGHRFYSAKDNRILGGYVAFDTRDTGNSNFNQLGAGFESLGENWDIRANAYIPVGDTRQLTQERVFSTGLSFSDPFFQGNFLGQTRNQQLQRDRNFEAAMAGFDVEAGMKIAQISRTGDLRGYAGLYYYDAPGSAEILGWRTRLEARPTDTFRLGLLLSNDATFGTNLVLSVGANFPGTRLRGIRTEDRVLARLGESVTRNANIVVDEQSESESFSVQDTVFVTNPTTGQPWRFRHVNLGIGTGNGTFENPTGTVAEALVVAQPNDIVYVQPGTNPGVPAFKIPDQVQVLSTGPVQRIDTVELGNLQLPLSNAGVLADVTGTVTMGNTTTLSGFAITTTNGSGIAGSSISNAIIRDNAIANSASEGLLLENVTGQILIQDNAIANSALEGFSLSNNQGQVNLILVKNTIANNGALANEGDGINLELRNTATGTFNISENTITGSNSFGSIADGVEVKLFESASGTFTLTNNQITANQFSGINIELESNTSGTFEIANSTISGNQFDGISIKLNDTATGTFNITNTQISKNGFDGVGILLSNNTSGTFNITNSTIAENQDNGVNIALSDAAIGTVNISNNQQISKNGFYGIFTSINGNAQLQLLSESNQIIDNAFTGFSLNSYDTAKIFAGVRFNTLTGGAIGDLEAITSGSGDTICLQPRNNTIGNFFLNDSFGGAIQIETGTLSTNNISVSDLSNWSGTTVPAGTCGFP
- a CDS encoding DUF4347 domain-containing protein, with the translated sequence MQDFWNHSSSNQQSNQAGQGIAGENSSVVETSPTQRVQKIVFIDSTVENYQSLAAGVEPGTEVFILNPMQDGVAQIAQVLAGRSDIASVHIVSHGTQGTLQLGSTRLNSSNLEAYTSQLQQWANALTPDADILLYGCDVAAGEVGAAFVQQLSQLTGADIAASVDLTGSAALGGDWDLEVATGQIETSLVFGGAAIATYTSVLPSDLFISEYVEGSSNNKALEFYNGTGAAINLAAAGYAVDFYANGSTSPTLTINLSGIVADKDVFVLAQANAALSILGQADQTNNFNGWYNGDDAVVLRKGATIIDSIGQIGNDPGTEWGNGLTSTQNNTLRRKSNVTTGDPSPFDPFDPSVQWDGFAQDTFNGLGSHTIANTNIAPAIALTVAPVPYTENAAATVINSTATVTDSDSLNFDTGKLTVDFTAGGTASDRLAIRNQGNGAGQIGLDGTIVKYGGVQIGTFTGGTGTTPLVVTFNANAIPAAATALLQNITYQNASENPSTTPRTVRFVVTDGDGGTSTAVTETINVTSVNDAPIIGASVIKYDGSLNTTPDTQGFTYIPVGSATQSASGGATTLDTTADSGTYAGYSPNSVPNLDRTTGYTVSFTAQVLSEDHTTSTADKNGDGIADRAGFSIIVLSSDKKGIELGFWDDEIWAQEDGTTQTDPSTNPSASNNQLLFTHAEGATFNTTAGLIPYQLTVLGDTYTLSTGGTTILSGKLRDYTAWVGVGPIDPYETPNFIFFGDGTTSASAKVKLSDVSITTNSSFAPQTVAEDTDLSIAGVSVFDVDAGNTAITVTLEVNNGALTVNSTGLTVNGNGTGTVTLTGSQSKINANLAATNGLLYKGKQDFNGSDTLKITANDGAATSNIKTIPITVTPANDAPVLNNAGSPVLTAINEDVALASNKGTLVSEIIASGAGSNPITDADAGAVEGIAVIGVDNTNGTWQYSTDGGSSWNNFAVSAAAATVLKDTTSDLIRFLPNADFNGTVTSGITFRAWDASDGLTSGKTGVNPGAGGGASSFSIDAETVSIIINPVNDAPSFTLGGNQSIAAGTGAQTVTGWASGFNPGAANESSQSIDNYIVNVTSNPGIFASAPKIDPLTGNLTYTPAATIATATTATVAVQVKDNGGTANGGIDTSVVQTFQITVNSGTPTVSIQAIDADAAEAGANTGTYQITRTGNTTGDLTVNLAVDGSSTAIASDYNLSSGGLSVVIPNGQSFVNVTLTAVDDTLPELAETLRLNLATGAGYTIDAAKNNATVAIASNDPIQYAITTAYPTLIEGDTGKQTATFTVTRSGGIGVASTVDYGIGGTATNGIDYNNILVTGGTTALSGTLSFGVGETTKTINLDVLGDTIFEQDETINVTLSKPNLTLAPASSTITTGTAQVTVINDDAKPTVSITPATVTQSEGTTGTSAYTFTVSLSNPSDQPITVNYSTNDGTATTTDGDYVDNDGILTFNPGDPLTKTITINVKGDNKFEKDETFSVKLNNATNATVNPEANASTAIITNDDSQPIVSIAPATVTQSEGNTGTTAYTFTVSLSNPSDQPITVNYSTNDGTAATTDGDYTDNDGILTFNPGDPLTKTITVNATGDNKFEKDETFSVKLNSATNANLGNTTATGIIKNDDTPGFTISPISGNTTEAGGTATFTVKLNSQPTANVTLGLTSSDTTEGTVSSPSLTFTANNWNIAQTVTVKGVDDALVDGNIAYNIITAPSVSTDLNYNKLNPVDVAVTNIDNDAAGFTITPISGNTTEAGGAANFTVKLNSQPTANVTLGLGSSDPTEGSVSSPSLTFTSNNWNIAQTITVKGVDDVLVDGNIAYSIVTAPAISTDAKYNGLNPQDVAVVNIDNDTAPLNVINGTWLSETLVGTSLDDRINGFGGHDTIVGGLGKDRIYGDDGNDTLIGDLNNNLLTGGSMGMDDIIYGGTGSDRINGCGGNDYLYGESGDDQIWGDGGDDRLYGGLGNDILTGGLGRDIFAVSKGEGTDTIRDFQIGQDYIGLVGGLALNQLSIIQQGSNTSIIDNSNNQTLAILAGVNAATFMSNAASTFVSI